The Georgenia faecalis genome includes a window with the following:
- a CDS encoding universal stress protein: protein MVESQPSGAVVVAIDGTDKDAPALRWAADEADCRDVPLSVVHAFPWVISAREYGSPPPEDVIESTAPILDHAVAVVRERHPDLAVSAEVVMERPAVALVRASQNAAALVLGARGLGPLRSRLIGSVSQKVAAHASGTVVVVREDVTRPEGPVVVGVDAASAVPAITEFAFRHAAARHVGVRLVHALDRQPPVPGLADARVRQVLDRRTTEGEEVLRALADEWSERFPGVPVEADLVETNPVEALVVAAAHASLLVVGSRSRHGLAGLRLGSVARGVLHEVPVVAIVRVEHAED, encoded by the coding sequence ATGGTCGAGTCGCAGCCGTCCGGAGCAGTGGTCGTCGCGATCGACGGCACGGACAAGGACGCCCCGGCCCTACGCTGGGCGGCCGACGAGGCGGACTGCCGCGACGTGCCGTTGTCCGTCGTCCACGCCTTCCCGTGGGTCATCTCCGCCCGCGAGTACGGCTCGCCGCCCCCCGAGGACGTCATCGAGTCCACCGCCCCGATCCTCGACCACGCCGTCGCCGTCGTCCGCGAGCGCCACCCGGACCTCGCCGTGTCGGCCGAGGTGGTCATGGAGCGACCGGCGGTCGCCCTCGTGCGCGCCTCGCAGAACGCCGCCGCCCTCGTCCTCGGCGCCCGCGGCCTGGGACCCCTCCGCAGCCGGCTCATCGGCTCCGTGTCGCAGAAGGTCGCGGCGCACGCGAGCGGGACGGTCGTCGTCGTCCGGGAGGACGTCACCCGCCCCGAGGGGCCCGTCGTCGTGGGGGTCGATGCGGCCTCGGCGGTTCCCGCGATCACCGAGTTCGCGTTCCGCCACGCGGCCGCGCGCCACGTCGGCGTCCGCCTCGTCCACGCCCTCGACCGGCAGCCGCCCGTGCCAGGGCTGGCCGACGCGCGGGTCCGGCAGGTCCTCGACCGGCGCACCACCGAGGGCGAGGAGGTGCTCCGCGCCCTCGCGGACGAGTGGTCCGAGCGGTTCCCGGGCGTGCCGGTTGAGGCCGACCTCGTGGAGACCAACCCGGTCGAGGCGCTCGTCGTCGCGGCCGCCCACGCGAGCCTGCTCGTCGTCGGCAGCCGCAGCCGGCACGGCCTGGCGGGGCTGCGGCTCGGGTCGGTCGCCCGCGGGGTCCTGCACGAGGTGCCCGTGGTCGCCATCGTCCGCGTGGAGCACGCGGAGGACTGA